One region of Oryza sativa Japonica Group chromosome 10, ASM3414082v1 genomic DNA includes:
- the LOC4348312 gene encoding uncharacterized protein yields the protein MSHRDSSIGSSTATASSTTGGGLSSLFPNLDVPLSSPQSTDPRRHSPPLFPSLHRSRSPSTAAASLSGQRHSLPSAHSCPGRPRSSPARPPLRRQITIVRSRRGRCPHLPSRSPTRCRWDLQQGWRRALLVSPQQSAPIPCLSHALRWPGTTPSPLHRLASGCSSVGRSQRRHIKDSASLPSRWWRWLPPESL from the coding sequence ATGTCCCACCGTGACTCCTCCATTGGCTCATCCACTGCCACCGCGTCGTCCACCACCGGCGGTGGCCTCTCCTCCCTGTTCCCCAACCTCGACGTCCCCCTCTCTTCCCCTCAATCCACCGATCCACGCCGCCACAgcccccctcttttcccctctctccatcGCTCTCGCTCCCCCTCAACAGCCGCCGCATCTTTGTCAGGACAGCGACACTCGCTGCCCTCCGCTCACTCTTGTCCGGGCCGCCCCCGTTCTTCGCCTGCGCGCCCGCCTCTGCGCCGCCAGATCACCATCGTCCGGAGTCGCCGGGGCCGTTGTCCTCACCTGCCAAGCCGATCTCCTACGCGTTGCCGGTGGGATTTGCAACAGGGATGGCGTCGTGCCCTGCTCGTCTCTCCACAGCAGTCGGCGCCGATCCCCTGCCTCTCCCACGCCTTGCGTTGGCCTGGCACCACCCCCTCGCCTCTGCATCGCCTTGCATCGGGCTGCTCCTCCGTCGGCAGATCCCAACGCCGACATATCAAGGACTCCGcctcgctgccgtcaaggtggtggaggtggttgCCTCCGGAGTCCCTGTGA